The Lepus europaeus isolate LE1 chromosome 5, mLepTim1.pri, whole genome shotgun sequence genome includes the window AAGATAAATAAGACACCATCTCTGTCCTCAAGCCACTTAGCATCATTTACCGAGCACCCATTATGTGCCAAGGAGTGGGCTAGGCCTTTAGGGATACAAAGATGATCAGCCTTGAGCCTAGTGGGAAGACAGAAATAAGTTCATGgaagaaaggggtggggggaatcAACAATTGAAAAGTGCCATGTACAGAGAGgcaagaaaaggagagagtgCATAGAGGAAGTGACATTTAATCTGTAGTTAGATAAAAGAAGGTTTTAACCATGTGAAAGGGGGGAAGAATCCCAGGGGTGGAGCAGCCGTGTTCATGGAGAAATGACCAATAGCTTAAGACTGGAAACGAGGGAATGAGTCCTGCCAGAATCAGGCTGGAGAGGCGGGGAGGCACGGAGTGGTGGGCGCTGGCTGCGCTGTGCTAAGGGATTTATCTTTTCctgagagcagtggaaagcagggGGGTCAGATCTGGGGTTTGGGAAGATCACTGGCAGCTCTGTCAGAACGAACTGGTGATGGCAGGACTATTGTGATACAACAGTGTTTCAGGCAGAATATAAGGCAGGCTTGATCAAGGGCAGGAGAGGCTGGAAAGGCAGGGTAAGATGGGTTCGTGAAAGTTTAAGGAGGTAAAATCTGCTGCACTGGGCGGTCAGTTGAATGAGATGAAGAGTTAAAAATACTTGTTAGGTCTCCTGCGTGGAGGCATGCGATAAATTCTACCTGCCGTGACAGGTGTGTGCAGAGTGCTGTGGACGGGGTGCTTACAGTTCAGCCCACAGCTGGTAGGAGGTGACCTGTGAGCTCGGAAGTGCTTCGGGCTGGGCTATTGTCCTAAACGGAGAAAAGAGGAACAGGAGGAAAACAGGAACTGAGGATTCACAGGTATCGGTGGCTTATTAACAATGCACCCAGGGATCACCCCAAGGGTAACGCCTAAATTGCCCGAGATGGCCCGGAAACCTGGCTTCCTTCTGACCCCGCAGGAGGCTCCCGAGAGGCGCCGCTGGGCCACCAGAGGGCGCCAGGGGCGGCGGCGCGCACAGGGCCGCGTCATGGCCGCGGCGCGCGTGCAGCTGCTCTTGGCCGGGCGTCTGGAGTCCGTAAGCTTCGCGCGGAGCGTGTGTGGCCTCCTGGGCGCTGGGCCCGGGCCGGGGCCGTGGCCCACGTACTGCGGCTTGGAAGGAGGACGACTGATCCTCTCGGACAAGCCATTCCCAGGCTCCGCGGCTAAGCTTCCGCTCCAGGtcggcaggaggagggaggcccGCGACGGGTGGGGAAGGTCCGAAACGGGGACTGCGACGGGTGGGGAAGGTCCGAAACGGGGACTGCGACCGGGTGGGAAACCGCCGGCGAGAGGCCGAGCGTTCCGGCCGCCCTCTCCGCGCGgtggccctgccctgctcctggaGCTTTAACCCAGGCTCCCTCCCACCAGCGACCCCCTTTCTGCCCTTTTGCGGCCCTGGACCAGCAGCCCAGGCCCCCCGGGGCTGAGCTGCCCACGAATCGAGGTGTGGATCTGGGTGTGGCCGTCATTCTGCAGTCCAGCGACCAGACTGTCTTGCTGACCAGAAGGACACGCACCCTCCGCGTTTCACCCAACCTCTGGGTACCCCCAGGTGAGCGCTCTGGGGACAAAGCCCCAAGGCCAGAGAAGAAACCTgcctcgcccccaccccccacacattGCATTTCCTAGTCTTGGGATGGAGACGCGGGCAGGGAAGTGTGGCCTGTCCACATTGCTGCAGCTGCATCTGGAGACCCTTGGAGGAGGGGCTTCTGGTGAAGACAACCACCTTTCACCTCTTGGTCCCCACTCTCCTTGCAGGTGGACATGTGGAACTGGATGAGGAGGTACCAGTCAGCGACCCAACGGGCACCCCTCCACTGGGTGTGGGCTGAGGACAGGGGGAGCAAAAGGCATTGGCCGCCTGACCCGCCCTCTCTCCGACTCCCAGCTGCTGGATGGAGGACTCCGAGAGCTCTGGGAGGAGACTGGACTGCGGCTGGCACAGGGCCAGTTCTCTTGGGTCCCTCTGGGACTATGGGAGGTGAGCCAGAGACCTGGGGACCATCCTTTCCCACTTAACCAAGAGACCTCAGCAAACACTCTGCTACCACCACCAGCAGCAAGTCTGCAGACGCTGCCTTAGCcacagaggaagtgggagaggcgCAAACCCTCACCTGTGTCCCTGGTGCGCCGTGTCTACCATCCACTTCCTAAGCTGTGGGCCCACGTGTTTCACCCCAGAGCTGTCTGACAGGAAGCCCTCTCTTTTGCCTTTCTTCTCAGTCTGCCTACCCGCCTAGGCTGAGCTGGGGTTTCcccaaataccatcacattgtTCTCTATCTACTCGTCATCTCCCAGGAgtcacagcagcagctgcaggtaaGGCTGGCTAGGGAGGAAGGAAATGGGGCTCAGGGGATcacagggggcggggcagagacGCCAAGAGCATCCAGTAGTTCCTCCCCTGTCTTTAAGCATTCCGCTTGCAAATAGGCTAGTATCAAGGACAGGCCTCCCAGCGAGAAGCCAGGACTGAGGGGTCCTGTCTGACCCTAGGCCAGGATCCAACCAAACCCAAGTGAAGTGAGTGCTTTTATGTGGCTGGGACCAGAGATCGCAGCTGCAGTGGCTGCCACGGAGGATGGGACAGAAGCACCCAGAATCCTCCCCCCGGACCTACCACTCTCTGTGGGGTAAGAACTTTTCCCTGAGCTCtacccaccccaccaccccattGATTTACAGAGAATTAAGAAACCACATGAGATCAAGGACTCCAGCTGCCTAGCACAGAGGTCCTGGGTTTGACTCAAAGCTCTCCCATGGGAGCCAGTCCCCTAACCATCCTTGAACATGCTTCCTTTTTGTAAAGTGAGGTTCACAGCTAGCTACCCACCCGCTGCAGTAGTTGAGAGAGTAGATGACCTAACATATGAAAACCCAACAAGGCAAAGCCCAGACAGGAGCTGTCCTTTGCAGAGCGGTGGAACTAGAGGAGGGCAGGGCCCGAGCCGTGGCGCTCCCCACATCCACGCTGCTGCGGAACACCCCCCCTACCATGGAGGACAACCCAGAGAGGGTCAGCTCTGGCACCAAGTTTGCCCTCGGgctctggctgcagcagctgggccggTAAAGGTGAGGAATGGGAGGGTTCTGTGGTGCTGGGCTGGAGTGGTCTGGGCGGGGGCACAAGAGAGTTTTGTGGCACTGTGGAGTGCTCTGGTGGTGTtctggggggggggcacaagAGTTTTCTATGGTGCTGGGGCTGGAGTAGTCTGGTGgtggtctggggggggggggggcatgtgaGGGTTCTGTGGCGCTGGGCTCCAGTGGTCTGGTGGTGTTATGGGCCGGGGTGCGAGGGAAAACCAACTACTCTGGGAAGTCCTCAGTGTGGCAAGTGTGGACCCAGGCCGCAAAGGAAGAACAGAACGTGGACCCTCCTCCCCTACCCCAGTGCTCTGGAAAGGGAAGTGCGTAATGCCCTCCGGAGCCCACCTCCACGACGCTCACAGAACATTCACAACCTTTATTATGGGTGAGAAACCTGCTACAACTTTGGGAATACAAAGTAAAATTGCAACATGTATGCTGGGCCCTGGAGGGGCCCGACAAAGGAGGGCACGTGGGTCCCCCCCACTTCCCAGGAAAGGTGCAGAATAAGCCAGGCCTGACCACAGGGCCATGGGCCTCTAGACGCTTAGGCCCCAGGCTGGTCAGCTTAAGAAACACTGTgaacttaaatatataaatagagaCCCAGGCAAGAGGCTAGGCCCTGCTTCCAAACCCCTGGGGATCATGGCTAAGGCCTCATCTCCTCAGTTATACTGGGAAGTAGGAGGTTGGGAAAGTCATCTTTGGAGtattttggtttttcttgtttATGTACAAAATATCTGCAACCCAAAATAGAGTTCTCTGTCCATCTCTGAAATCGCctgtctcagtttctccatctcatCTGCATGGCCAAAGGGAGCGGAATAGACAAGAAGAAACAATGAAGGTTTGGGTTtgggggatgggaagagaaggCCCCTCCGCCAAGAGGCTTTAGAGGCTTTACACGTAGTA containing:
- the NUDT17 gene encoding nucleoside diphosphate-linked moiety X motif 17 isoform X5, giving the protein MHPGITPRVTPKLPEMARKPGFLLTPQEAPERRRWATRGRQGRRRAQGRVMAAARVQLLLAGRLESVSFARSVCGLLGAGPGPGPWPTYCGLEGGRLILSDKPFPGSAAKLPLQRPPFCPFAALDQQPRPPGAELPTNRGVDLGVAVILQSSDQTVLLTRRTRTLRVSPNLWVPPGGHVELDEELLDGGLRELWEETGLRLAQGQFSWVPLGLWEESQQQLQARIQPNPSEVSAFMWLGPEIAAAVAATEDGTEAPRILPPDLPLSVGAVELEEGRARAVALPTSTLLRNTPPTMEDNPERVSSGTKFALGLWLQQLGR
- the NUDT17 gene encoding nucleoside diphosphate-linked moiety X motif 17 isoform X2, which gives rise to MHPGITPRVTPKLPEMARKPGFLLTPQEAPERRRWATRGRQGRRRAQGRVMAAARVQLLLAGRLESVSFARSVCGLLGAGPGPGPWPTYCGLEGGRLILSDKPFPGSAAKLPLQRPPFCPFAALDQQPRPPGAELPTNRGVDLGVAVILQSSDQTVLLTRRTRTLRVSPNLWVPPGGHVELDEELLDGGLRELWEETGLRLAQGQFSWVPLGLWESAYPPRLSWGFPKYHHIVLYLLVISQESQQQLQARIQPNPSEVSAFMWLGPEIAAAVAATEDGTEAPRILPPDLPLSVGAVELEEGRARAVALPTSTLLRNTPPTMEDNPERVSSGTKFALGLWLQQLGR
- the NUDT17 gene encoding nucleoside diphosphate-linked moiety X motif 17 isoform X3, with the translated sequence MHPGITPRVTPKLPEMARKPGFLLTPQEAPERRRWATRGRQGRRRAQGRVMAAARVQLLLAGRLESVSFARSVCGLLGAGPGPGPWPTYCGLEGGRLILSDKPFPGSAAKLPLQRPPFCPFAALDQQPRPPGAELPTNRGVDLGVAVILQSSDQTVLLTRRTRTLRVSPNLWVPPGGHVELDEELLDGGLRELWEETGLRLAQGQFSWVPLGLWESAYPPRLSWGFPKYHHIVLYLLVISQESQQQLQSGGTRGGQGPSRGAPHIHAAAEHPPYHGGQPREGQLWHQVCPRALAAAAGPVKSSVWQVWTQAAKEEQNVDPPPLPQCSGKGSA
- the NUDT17 gene encoding nucleoside diphosphate-linked moiety X motif 17 isoform X1; the encoded protein is MHPGITPRVTPKLPEMARKPGFLLTPQEAPERRRWATRGRQGRRRAQGRVMAAARVQLLLAGRLESVSFARSVCGLLGAGPGPGPWPTYCGLEGGRLILSDKPFPGSAAKLPLQRPPFCPFAALDQQPRPPGAELPTNRGVDLGVAVILQSSDQTVLLTRRTRTLRVSPNLWVPPGGHVELDEELLDGGLRELWEETGLRLAQGQFSWVPLGLWESAYPPRLSWGFPKYHHIVLYLLVISQESQQQLQSGGTRGGQGPSRGAPHIHAAAEHPPYHGGQPREGQLWHQVCPRALAAAAGPVKCGKCGPRPQRKNRTWTLLPYPSALEREVRNALRSPPPRRSQNIHNLYYG
- the NUDT17 gene encoding nucleoside diphosphate-linked moiety X motif 17 isoform X4, whose amino-acid sequence is MHPGITPRVTPKLPEMARKPGFLLTPQEAPERRRWATRGRQGRRRAQGRVMAAARVQLLLAGRLESVSFARSVCGLLGAGPGPGPWPTYCGLEGGRLILSDKPFPGSAAKLPLQRPPFCPFAALDQQPRPPGAELPTNRGVDLGVAVILQSSDQTVLLTRRTRTLRVSPNLWVPPGGHVELDEELLDGGLRELWEETGLRLAQGQFSWVPLGLWEESQQQLQSGGTRGGQGPSRGAPHIHAAAEHPPYHGGQPREGQLWHQVCPRALAAAAGPVKCGKCGPRPQRKNRTWTLLPYPSALEREVRNALRSPPPRRSQNIHNLYYG